A window of the Candidatus Bathyarchaeia archaeon genome harbors these coding sequences:
- a CDS encoding 4Fe-4S binding protein produces the protein MSSGKLGVASITRNIRLIVTIDEEKCAGCDRCVKACLTGALQLINGKSKLIDERRCMDSAHAQLHTQTMLYA, from the coding sequence ATGAGTAGTGGAAAGCTTGGAGTGGCTTCCATAACCCGAAATATAAGGCTTATTGTAACGATCGATGAAGAGAAATGTGCTGGATGCGATAGATGTGTTAAGGCTTGTCTAACTGGAGCTCTTCAGCTTATAAATGGGAAGTCAAAGCTCATTGATGAGAGACGCTGCATGGATTCGGCTCATGCACAGCTACATACCCAAACAATGCTATACGCTTAG